A single Endozoicomonas sp. NE40 DNA region contains:
- a CDS encoding disulfide bond formation protein B yields MTTPPHSRLIFLFVSAVCAALMAFSFYLQFALELEPCPLCISQRIVITGLGIVALVAALHNPVNRGYRRYGGFLALFSLAGALLAGRQIWIQNLPPEKVPACMPGIEYLVDILPVTDLLRIMLTGTGDCADVQWVFLGLTIPGWTLILFIGFIVAGLFECLRKRDSVV; encoded by the coding sequence ATGACCACTCCCCCCCATTCAAGGCTGATCTTTTTATTCGTGTCAGCCGTCTGTGCGGCGCTGATGGCGTTTTCATTTTACCTTCAGTTCGCTTTAGAGCTGGAACCCTGTCCGCTGTGCATTTCGCAGAGAATCGTTATCACGGGACTTGGAATCGTTGCGCTGGTGGCAGCCCTGCATAACCCGGTCAACAGAGGCTATCGCCGGTATGGAGGTTTTCTGGCCCTGTTCAGCCTGGCTGGCGCATTACTGGCGGGCAGACAGATATGGATACAGAACCTGCCACCGGAAAAGGTGCCTGCCTGTATGCCCGGTATTGAGTATCTTGTCGATATTCTTCCTGTTACAGACCTTCTGAGAATCATGCTGACAGGGACAGGCGATTGTGCAGACGTTCAATGGGTTTTTCTTGGACTGACAATACCTGGCTGGACTTTGATTCTTTTTATTGGCTTTATCGTTGCAGGTTTATTTGAATGCCTGAGAAAAAGAGACAGTGTTGTTTAA
- a CDS encoding ATP-binding cassette domain-containing protein, whose protein sequence is MRGMITLNSVSLQRSGKVLLEDTSATIHHGQHVGLVGANGCGKSSLLALLMGELQPDQGDVSIDPGRGIAHMAQEIKALERKAVEYVLDGDEQLRAIEQKINDAETAGQHEKLAELHEQLLQADGYTARSRAEQMLHGLGFGNDQIENSVKDFSGGWRMRLNLARTLMSPSDVLFLDEPTNHLDLDAIVWLEGFLQRYQGTLVVISHDRDFLDAVTDITIHIEHQKTNAYRGNYSAFERMRAERLQQQQAAFERQQKQREHMEKFVERFRAKATKAKQAQSRLKALARLEDIAPAHVDSPFTFRFPEPDKMSSPLLSIDQGELGYGDKALLKLKLSVLPGSRIGLLGANGAGKSTLIRTLAQELPLIAGKRQDGEHLKVGYFAQHQLESLDSHASPALHLQRISPDAREQELRNFLGGFGFHGDKATETIEGFSGGEQARLALAIVAWQKPNLLLLDEPTNHLDLEMRHALTMALQEFEGAMILVSHDRNLLRSTTDELLLVHDGSVDVFAGDLDDYSDWLTKHRTQATEQQNEGSEEVTAHSAQGRKDQKRLAAERRNAMRPLKKQAEKLESQLDKLQTRLAAVEDELADSSIYDAAEKDRLKNLLAEQTDLTRGINNTEEEWMMALEELEALERELS, encoded by the coding sequence ATGCGCGGCATGATCACATTGAATTCAGTCAGCTTACAGCGCTCTGGAAAAGTCCTGCTTGAAGACACCAGTGCAACAATTCATCACGGCCAGCATGTCGGGCTGGTGGGAGCCAACGGTTGCGGAAAGTCCAGCCTGTTAGCCCTGCTCATGGGAGAGCTGCAGCCAGACCAGGGCGATGTATCCATTGATCCGGGGCGGGGCATTGCCCACATGGCTCAGGAAATCAAGGCGCTTGAGCGCAAGGCGGTCGAATACGTTCTTGACGGGGATGAGCAGCTCCGTGCCATTGAGCAGAAGATCAATGACGCTGAAACCGCAGGTCAGCACGAAAAACTGGCCGAGCTTCATGAGCAGCTGCTGCAGGCCGACGGTTATACGGCTCGCTCCAGGGCTGAACAGATGCTGCATGGCCTGGGGTTTGGTAATGACCAGATTGAAAACAGTGTCAAAGACTTCTCCGGTGGTTGGCGTATGCGCCTGAATCTGGCACGTACCCTGATGAGCCCGTCTGACGTTCTGTTCCTTGACGAGCCGACCAACCACCTGGACCTTGATGCCATTGTCTGGCTGGAAGGTTTCCTGCAACGCTACCAGGGAACACTGGTGGTCATTTCCCACGACCGGGATTTTCTCGATGCGGTCACCGATATCACCATTCATATTGAACACCAGAAAACCAACGCTTACCGGGGCAATTACTCTGCCTTTGAACGAATGCGTGCTGAACGGCTGCAACAGCAGCAGGCTGCGTTTGAGAGACAGCAGAAGCAACGGGAGCACATGGAAAAGTTCGTAGAACGTTTCCGCGCCAAGGCCACTAAAGCCAAACAGGCCCAGAGCCGTTTAAAAGCGCTGGCCCGGCTGGAAGACATTGCTCCGGCACATGTGGATTCGCCTTTTACCTTCCGTTTTCCTGAACCGGATAAAATGTCTTCCCCCCTGCTATCGATTGACCAGGGAGAGCTGGGTTATGGGGATAAGGCACTGCTGAAGCTTAAACTCAGTGTTTTGCCAGGTTCCCGTATCGGTCTGCTGGGGGCCAATGGTGCCGGTAAATCCACCCTGATTCGCACACTGGCGCAGGAGCTGCCACTGATTGCCGGTAAACGACAGGACGGTGAGCATTTGAAAGTGGGCTATTTTGCCCAGCACCAGCTGGAAAGTCTGGACTCTCATGCCAGTCCTGCCCTGCATCTGCAGAGGATCAGCCCGGATGCAAGAGAACAGGAACTGAGAAACTTTCTGGGTGGTTTTGGCTTTCATGGCGATAAAGCGACAGAAACCATTGAAGGCTTCTCCGGTGGCGAGCAGGCACGGTTGGCTCTGGCGATCGTTGCCTGGCAGAAACCTAACCTTTTGTTGCTGGACGAACCAACCAACCACCTTGATCTGGAAATGCGCCATGCGCTGACTATGGCGTTACAGGAATTCGAAGGGGCGATGATTCTGGTTTCTCACGACAGAAACCTTTTACGCAGCACGACGGATGAACTGCTGCTGGTGCATGATGGCTCAGTGGATGTGTTTGCAGGTGATCTGGACGATTACAGCGACTGGCTGACAAAACATCGTACGCAGGCTACTGAGCAGCAGAACGAAGGTTCTGAAGAAGTGACAGCGCATTCAGCCCAGGGAAGAAAAGACCAGAAACGCCTTGCTGCTGAGCGCCGTAACGCCATGCGACCATTGAAGAAACAGGCAGAAAAGCTGGAGTCACAACTGGACAAACTGCAAACCCGTTTGGCGGCAGTGGAAGATGAGCTGGCGGATTCATCGATTTACGATGCTGCGGAAAAAGACCGACTCAAAAACCTGCTGGCAGAGCAGACAGACCTGACCAGAGGTATCAATAACACCGAAGAAGAGTGGATGATGGCTCTTGAAGAGCTTGAGGCACTTGAGCGGGAACTGTCGTAG
- the rsd gene encoding sigma D regulator — protein MLEGCKSAKERWGGVSHIIDRWLGERQELIVLFCSVNGMDQFHDDKRPVANKLEEMCQILVDYASSGHFEVYEQLVREGMEFDDGGIEVAQSIIPKLETNTQVCLRFNDTCESISSVQMLHNSLSELGEALEERFALEDKLIEVLHESHRDLVT, from the coding sequence ATGCTGGAGGGTTGCAAATCGGCCAAAGAGCGTTGGGGAGGCGTATCGCATATTATTGATCGCTGGCTCGGCGAACGTCAGGAATTGATTGTTCTTTTCTGTTCAGTTAATGGAATGGATCAATTTCACGATGACAAGCGCCCTGTCGCCAATAAATTAGAAGAAATGTGCCAGATTCTGGTTGACTATGCATCATCCGGGCATTTCGAAGTCTATGAGCAGCTTGTACGGGAGGGTATGGAGTTTGATGATGGTGGTATTGAAGTTGCCCAGTCCATCATCCCAAAGCTGGAAACAAATACGCAGGTTTGCCTCAGGTTTAATGATACCTGTGAAAGTATCAGCAGTGTTCAGATGCTGCATAACTCGCTGTCTGAACTTGGGGAAGCACTGGAAGAACGTTTCGCACTTGAAGATAAACTGATCGAAGTTCTGCACGAATCCCACCGGGATCTGGTTACATAG
- the gshA gene encoding glutamate--cysteine ligase → MTTLYERRLKLLQRPEHHKLFSGIRHGIEREGLRVSPDARLAQTSHPEALGRTLTHPYITTDYSEALLEFITPVHNRIDDTLDFLNELHIFTSKVMDSELLWAGSMPSILEGEARIPIARYGHSNPGIMKSVYREGLAHRYGKAMQTIAGLHYNFSLPAEFWHLLGREESGNGSEQAFQSGFYLGLIRNFRRYSWLLMYLFGASPAVSKSFFAESKEAHSLQSLDEDSFFLPYATSLRMSDMGYTNNAQSSLNICYNTVEEYVASLSEAIRTPYPPYEEIGVKQGDKYLQLNANLLQIENEYYSNIRPKRIARRGEKPLTALGSRGIEYIEVRCLDINPFEPLGISSADAHFLDVFLVYSGLKDSPATTTDQECRRTTENFRKTVEEGRRPGLMLESEHGEMSLQSWGLALLEEMLPVAQMLDKANETSGFTDSIRQQQDKLNNVNLTPSAKLMDALQKDSQSYTDAILNLSRLHQAHFMNNEISQERQKYFELLAEESVENQRQLEAADILNFDEFLKQYHESD, encoded by the coding sequence TTGACTACTCTTTACGAGCGTCGCCTGAAGCTTTTGCAGCGACCTGAACATCACAAGTTATTCAGCGGTATACGACATGGGATTGAGAGAGAAGGTCTGCGGGTCAGTCCGGATGCCCGACTGGCGCAAACGTCGCATCCGGAGGCTCTGGGCAGGACTCTGACCCACCCCTATATCACCACCGATTACTCAGAAGCGCTGCTGGAATTTATCACACCGGTCCATAACCGGATTGATGATACTCTGGACTTCCTGAATGAGCTGCATATATTCACCAGCAAAGTGATGGATAGTGAACTTTTATGGGCAGGGAGCATGCCATCCATTCTGGAAGGTGAGGCTCGCATTCCTATTGCCCGCTATGGTCATTCCAATCCGGGCATCATGAAGTCGGTTTACCGGGAAGGGCTTGCACATCGCTACGGCAAGGCAATGCAGACTATAGCCGGTTTGCATTACAACTTTTCCCTGCCTGCTGAGTTCTGGCACCTTCTTGGTCGGGAAGAATCTGGCAATGGCAGTGAACAGGCTTTTCAGTCTGGATTTTATCTGGGGCTGATCCGCAACTTCCGCCGTTATTCCTGGCTGCTGATGTATCTGTTCGGTGCCTCGCCTGCTGTCAGCAAAAGTTTTTTTGCTGAGTCAAAGGAGGCTCACAGTCTTCAGAGTCTTGATGAGGACTCTTTCTTTCTTCCCTACGCCACCTCTTTGCGTATGAGCGACATGGGTTATACCAATAATGCCCAGTCATCGCTGAACATCTGTTACAACACAGTGGAAGAGTACGTTGCGAGCCTGTCAGAGGCCATCAGGACACCGTATCCGCCTTATGAGGAAATAGGTGTTAAGCAGGGAGACAAGTATTTGCAGTTAAACGCTAACCTGCTGCAAATAGAAAACGAGTACTACAGTAATATCCGACCCAAGCGCATTGCCCGTCGTGGCGAAAAGCCTCTGACAGCGCTGGGCAGCAGAGGTATTGAATATATCGAAGTGCGATGTCTGGATATCAACCCGTTTGAGCCGCTGGGGATTTCCTCAGCCGATGCGCATTTTCTGGATGTTTTTCTCGTTTACAGTGGCTTAAAAGATAGCCCGGCTACGACCACAGACCAGGAGTGCCGTCGTACCACTGAGAACTTCCGCAAAACCGTTGAAGAAGGTCGCCGTCCGGGTTTGATGCTGGAGTCTGAACATGGGGAGATGTCTCTGCAGAGTTGGGGGCTGGCGTTGCTGGAAGAGATGCTTCCTGTTGCTCAAATGCTGGATAAAGCCAATGAAACCAGCGGCTTTACTGACAGCATAAGGCAGCAGCAGGACAAGCTTAACAATGTAAATCTGACGCCATCAGCTAAGCTGATGGATGCTCTGCAAAAGGATTCGCAAAGCTATACGGATGCCATCCTGAATCTTTCCAGGCTCCATCAGGCACATTTCATGAACAATGAAATAAGCCAGGAGAGGCAGAAGTATTTCGAATTGCTGGCTGAGGAGTCCGTCGAGAATCAGAGGCAGCTGGAAGCGGCTGATATCCTGAACTTTGATGAGTTTCTGAAGCAGTACCACGAGTCCGATTAA
- a CDS encoding FKBP-type peptidyl-prolyl cis-trans isomerase, translating to MRLKALVGIALMSYTLQSSAALESEADKVSYSLGSILAEQLKQFEGVNADALSKGIKDTLEGKPLELEKQEMFQLIEKARKEQEEKQQKKLQEEAAKNLEKGQAFLKENGKKPGISTMESGLQYRIIKEGKGEKPLETSEVTVHYEGKLLDGTVFDSSYERKQPATFKLNQVIRGWTEALKAMPEGSTWELFIPADLAYGPGGIPGRIGPNEVLTFKVELIEVKKDNAKKDEKK from the coding sequence ATGAGATTAAAAGCTTTGGTCGGCATCGCATTGATGTCATATACCCTACAGTCTTCTGCTGCACTGGAATCGGAAGCTGATAAAGTCAGCTATAGTCTGGGGTCGATTCTTGCTGAGCAGCTTAAGCAGTTTGAAGGAGTCAATGCTGATGCCCTTTCCAAAGGCATAAAAGATACTCTGGAAGGCAAGCCTCTGGAGCTGGAAAAGCAGGAGATGTTCCAGCTTATTGAAAAAGCCCGTAAAGAACAGGAAGAAAAACAACAGAAGAAACTGCAGGAAGAAGCCGCTAAAAACCTTGAAAAAGGGCAGGCTTTCCTGAAAGAAAATGGCAAAAAGCCCGGCATTTCAACCATGGAAAGCGGCCTCCAATACAGAATTATTAAAGAAGGTAAAGGCGAAAAGCCTCTTGAAACCAGTGAAGTCACTGTTCATTACGAGGGTAAACTGCTGGACGGCACCGTCTTTGACAGCTCTTATGAACGAAAACAACCTGCGACGTTTAAACTCAATCAGGTGATTCGTGGTTGGACAGAAGCCCTGAAGGCTATGCCTGAAGGCTCAACCTGGGAGTTATTTATTCCTGCTGACCTGGCGTATGGCCCTGGAGGAATTCCGGGCAGAATTGGCCCCAATGAAGTACTTACCTTCAAAGTGGAGCTAATTGAAGTGAAAAAGGACAACGCTAAAAAAGACGAGAAAAAATAG
- a CDS encoding cell division protein ZapB: MSIESLGHLESKLQNLIDKLELTRMELEELRTANTRMEQENAELKQELSAWGERVGALLGKLDNVSEDVAEEEAAYEA, from the coding sequence ATGTCCATTGAATCCTTAGGCCATCTGGAATCCAAGCTGCAAAACCTGATCGACAAGCTCGAACTGACCCGTATGGAACTGGAAGAGCTGCGCACTGCCAATACCCGTATGGAGCAGGAAAACGCTGAGCTGAAGCAGGAATTAAGTGCCTGGGGTGAGCGCGTTGGTGCTTTACTGGGTAAACTGGACAACGTTTCTGAAGACGTTGCGGAAGAAGAAGCGGCTTACGAAGCCTGA